Within the Vibrio tasmaniensis genome, the region AATGACAGAGTAAACGCCCAGAACATACGGTTCCAACGCATTGGCTCTTCGGTCACGTTGTTTTGCACAACAGACGCTAGGATGTATGAGATTGAGTCAAATGTAGTTGCAGTGAAAATAATACACAGCAAGGTGAACACAGCGATCACTAATGTGCTCATTGGCAGCTGCGCAAGCATCGAGAAGATAGCTTTGGTTGCGCCTTCCTCGTTTAGAATTGCGACGACATCCAGTTCACCAGATAACTGTAGGGATAAACCGTAGTTACCTAAGATCATGAAGAACAAGAAACAACCTAGAGAGCCAAAGAAAATAGAACCTGACACCATTTGTTTGATGGTTCTGCCGCGAGAAATACGCGCAACAAACAGGCCCATACTTGGTGCAAATACTAGCCACCATGCCCAGTAGAAAATCGTCCAGTCTTGTGGGAAGTGCGTGTTCTCAAAGGTACCGTAACCACCGAATGGTTCAGCCCACGTTGCCATCACGAAGAAGTTAGACAGTAGACGACCAATCGAGTCTAAACCTGTTTCTAGCATGAAGATTGTCGGGCCAGCAATCAGAACGAAAGTCAGTAGACCCATGGCACCCCAGAAATTGATGTTACTCAGGATCTTGATGCCTTTTTCCAAGCCAGCATAAGAAGAGTAAGCAAAAATTGCTGTACAAACTAAAAGTACCATAACTTGAGTTAGGTTATTTTTAGGTAGGCCGAATAGGTGGTTCAGGCCTTCAGTGATGAGAGGTGCTGCTAAACCTAGTGTTGTCGCAGCGCCACCCAGTAGACCGAAAATGAATAGGATATCGACGATTTTTCCAGGTACGCCTTTACTGCGGTGTTCACCAAGAACAGGCATTAACGCACTAGAAATCTTAAGCACTGGCTGTTTACGCACATAAAAGAAGTAGGCGATAGGAATTGCTGGGATCAGGTAGATAGACCAAGCGATTGGTCCCCAGTGGAACAAACCATAAGTTGCCGCCCAACGAACCGCTTCTTCACTGCCGGGTTCTAGTTGGAAAGGAGGTGATTGGTAGTAGTAAGCCCACTCAATACAGCCCCAGTACAAGATACTTGCGCCGATACCACCACAGAAAAGCATTGCTGCCCATGATGCAGTTTTGAACTCAGGTTCTTCGTCTGCTTCACCCAGTTTAAT harbors:
- a CDS encoding BCCT family transporter — translated: MKNTFELIDKPTFFGAIALLLTIVFPLILFPAQGADWIAVAKTFMTDQLGFLYLALGLAACAFMVYVVFSDMGQIKLGEADEEPEFKTASWAAMLFCGGIGASILYWGCIEWAYYYQSPPFQLEPGSEEAVRWAATYGLFHWGPIAWSIYLIPAIPIAYFFYVRKQPVLKISSALMPVLGEHRSKGVPGKIVDILFIFGLLGGAATTLGLAAPLITEGLNHLFGLPKNNLTQVMVLLVCTAIFAYSSYAGLEKGIKILSNINFWGAMGLLTFVLIAGPTIFMLETGLDSIGRLLSNFFVMATWAEPFGGYGTFENTHFPQDWTIFYWAWWLVFAPSMGLFVARISRGRTIKQMVSGSIFFGSLGCFLFFMILGNYGLSLQLSGELDVVAILNEEGATKAIFSMLAQLPMSTLVIAVFTLLCIIFTATTFDSISYILASVVQNNVTEEPMRWNRMFWAFTLSFLPTILMFLGGLSTLQTAAIVGGLPLLVISVMLMISAVRATSLDLRHQDTYIEPTINIEELPDMDPWSAEGMALAQFEKEKDAAQEAAELERVAYTELAAVKKEIRAYVLEQGSQMETHELPENLQQALEQAESNLSAAQAKKIELSEQAQNARIMFNQVVADLPLA